A genomic segment from uncultured Fibrobacter sp. encodes:
- the recA gene encoding recombinase RecA — MAKKTTNTPTSNLSADKAKAVEAAIAQIEKNYGKGSIMALGQQPVEDIPVIPTGCIQLDMALGVGGFPRGRIIEIYGPESSGKTTLTLHAIAEAQKLGGVAAFIDAEHAFDAVYARKLGVDIESLLVSQPDTGEQALDIAETLVRSGAIDIIVIDSVAALVPQAEINGEMGDNHVGLQARLMSQALRKLTGILSKSNTCMLFINQLRMKIGVMFGNPETTTGGNALKFYATQRIDIRRIAAIKDGEEVIGNRTRVKVVKNKVAAPFTQCEFDILYGCGISREASILDLATELDIIQKSGSWFSYNNERIGQGRENTRLFLKDNVELCNEIEQKIRESMKDVELFKLNEGDAIEADDSESVSVEEDA, encoded by the coding sequence ATGGCTAAGAAAACAACAAACACCCCGACTAGCAACCTTTCCGCAGACAAGGCCAAGGCAGTAGAAGCCGCCATCGCCCAAATTGAAAAGAATTATGGTAAAGGTTCCATTATGGCACTCGGCCAGCAGCCCGTCGAAGATATTCCCGTTATTCCCACGGGTTGTATTCAGCTCGACATGGCGCTTGGCGTAGGCGGTTTCCCCCGCGGCCGCATTATCGAAATTTACGGACCTGAATCTTCCGGTAAGACAACCCTTACCCTGCATGCCATTGCCGAAGCCCAGAAGCTTGGCGGTGTTGCAGCCTTCATCGATGCTGAACATGCTTTTGACGCCGTCTACGCCCGCAAGTTGGGTGTCGATATCGAATCGCTCCTGGTTTCCCAGCCGGACACTGGTGAACAGGCCCTCGACATCGCCGAAACCCTCGTGCGTTCTGGCGCTATCGATATCATCGTGATCGACTCCGTGGCAGCCCTTGTGCCGCAGGCAGAAATCAACGGCGAAATGGGCGATAACCATGTTGGCCTGCAGGCCCGCCTCATGAGCCAGGCCCTGCGTAAGCTGACCGGTATTCTTTCGAAGTCCAACACATGCATGCTGTTCATCAACCAGCTGCGTATGAAGATTGGCGTGATGTTCGGTAACCCCGAAACCACCACCGGCGGTAACGCCCTTAAGTTCTACGCCACCCAGCGTATCGATATCCGCCGCATTGCTGCCATCAAGGACGGCGAAGAGGTCATCGGTAACCGCACCCGCGTGAAGGTTGTGAAGAACAAGGTGGCAGCTCCGTTTACCCAGTGCGAATTCGACATCCTTTACGGCTGCGGCATTTCGCGCGAAGCATCTATCCTCGACCTCGCTACCGAACTCGACATTATCCAGAAGAGCGGTTCCTGGTTCAGCTACAACAACGAACGCATCGGCCAGGGTCGCGAAAACACCCGCCTGTTCCTGAAGGACAACGTGGAACTCTGCAACGAAATCGAGCAGAAGATTCGCGAAAGCATGAAGGACGTGGAACTGTTCAAGCTGAACGAAGGCGATGCCATCGAAGCTGACGACAGCGAAAGCGTAAGCGTCGAAGAAGACGCATAG
- a CDS encoding CinA family protein, with the protein MTNETDNEMNIKELAQAIQKALLARGEMMATAESLTGGLVASHIVDIPGSSAILAGGIVAYQNEVKESLLGVPHQVLENQGAVSAETVKAMAEGARKKFGCEWAIATSGIAGPTGAEPGKPVGTVWMAVANSLQNEAFCKIFEGNRTEVREKSVYSVLGKLLFLLNNQKSTCTSEH; encoded by the coding sequence ATGACAAACGAAACGGACAACGAAATGAATATCAAGGAACTTGCGCAAGCAATCCAGAAAGCGCTCTTGGCACGCGGCGAAATGATGGCCACCGCCGAATCGCTCACGGGCGGCCTGGTTGCAAGCCACATTGTAGATATTCCAGGGAGTTCCGCCATTCTGGCCGGGGGCATTGTGGCCTACCAGAACGAGGTAAAGGAATCCCTGCTCGGCGTCCCGCACCAAGTGCTCGAAAATCAGGGCGCAGTCTCGGCCGAAACGGTAAAAGCCATGGCCGAAGGCGCCCGCAAAAAGTTCGGTTGCGAATGGGCAATCGCCACTTCCGGAATCGCAGGCCCTACCGGGGCAGAACCCGGCAAACCTGTCGGTACCGTATGGATGGCTGTCGCCAATAGTTTGCAAAATGAGGCCTTTTGTAAAATTTTCGAAGGAAATCGCACCGAAGTGCGCGAAAAAAGCGTGTATAGTGTATTGGGCAAGCTACTTTTTTTACTGAATAACCAAAAAAGCACTTGCACAAGTGAACACTAA
- a CDS encoding transporter, producing MLKRVILAAAIATTASFATWDYFPVKESHKGQATVQFDDLIQDKWQTFTLTTGVRFSPVQNFEFGIKLPYVLFYLYDGKKENSANGAGDLETMFRYQFLSNMNAFLDVTVPTASSEVYYPDYPFAFHFGIQYSEKFGFVNLGSELGYKIVTRGEDKVSPPNELNVGIESDFEFSQIVTPYVGLNLYMLVGKFTYEGENEGKSHTGDLGYEPYAGLSIAFNDIISLDLHGSILTGRDYLKTTSFIDKAKITVGTGLYVNF from the coding sequence ATGTTAAAAAGAGTCATTCTCGCGGCAGCTATTGCAACCACAGCCTCTTTTGCCACATGGGATTACTTCCCTGTTAAAGAAAGCCACAAGGGCCAAGCCACCGTTCAGTTTGACGACCTCATACAGGACAAATGGCAAACATTCACCCTTACAACCGGAGTTCGTTTTTCGCCAGTCCAAAACTTTGAATTCGGCATAAAGCTCCCTTACGTACTCTTTTACCTTTACGATGGCAAGAAGGAAAACAGCGCCAATGGTGCTGGGGACCTTGAAACAATGTTTAGGTACCAGTTCTTGTCGAACATGAACGCCTTCTTGGACGTTACCGTTCCTACTGCCAGCTCAGAAGTGTACTACCCGGATTATCCGTTCGCCTTCCATTTCGGCATTCAATATTCAGAGAAGTTCGGCTTCGTGAATCTTGGTTCTGAACTTGGCTACAAAATCGTAACTCGTGGCGAAGACAAGGTTTCGCCCCCGAACGAACTGAACGTGGGAATCGAATCGGACTTTGAATTTTCACAGATTGTAACCCCGTACGTCGGACTTAACCTGTACATGCTCGTCGGTAAGTTTACCTATGAAGGCGAAAATGAAGGAAAAAGCCACACGGGCGATCTGGGATACGAGCCCTATGCCGGTTTGAGCATTGCCTTCAACGACATTATTTCTCTTGACCTTCATGGAAGTATTCTTACTGGCAGGGACTACCTAAAGACTACGTCGTTTATCGACAAGGCAAAAATCACTGTAGGCACCGGCCTCTACGTCAATTTCTAA
- a CDS encoding DUF5683 domain-containing protein, giving the protein MALSFGTVAWAQTDSVKVDSTAADSIAGADPLQKGKTGIVAIDTLSVNEWDIPTKRNSLPLTMLFAIFPGGGQYYTEHYVRGGFITGIELLLLYEVTANKSYQHKRVLEQAEPFRDSVAFYTNKMLRETNRDSLAAYHSKRTEFIGRVHEKSDKKMEQEDLRKAETAWLYGLYLYSFFDAFGIWYNNNYRSVELRSMKKALLWSIIPGFGQMYNREFGKQGLLYMAFIGSATSIWTSQNMVEYYLDRKHVVERESTTSEEYERVDERVTYYRKNRNQYIWAIALLYLYSIGDAAVDALLSDFDNPMHLAVLPQLGGGVQALLSFDF; this is encoded by the coding sequence TTGGCGCTGTCTTTCGGGACGGTTGCATGGGCGCAGACTGATTCTGTGAAAGTCGATTCGACGGCAGCCGATTCCATTGCGGGGGCTGACCCCTTGCAAAAGGGCAAGACGGGTATTGTCGCAATCGATACACTCTCCGTTAATGAATGGGATATCCCTACCAAGCGCAATTCCTTGCCGCTTACCATGCTGTTTGCGATTTTCCCGGGCGGCGGCCAGTATTATACTGAGCATTACGTGCGTGGCGGCTTTATTACGGGTATCGAACTGTTGCTTTTGTACGAGGTGACTGCTAACAAGAGCTACCAGCACAAGCGCGTGCTCGAACAGGCGGAACCCTTCCGCGATTCTGTGGCCTTTTATACCAACAAGATGCTTCGCGAAACGAATCGCGACAGCCTTGCGGCATACCACTCCAAGCGAACCGAATTCATTGGCCGCGTCCACGAAAAGAGCGACAAGAAAATGGAACAGGAAGACTTGCGCAAGGCCGAAACCGCCTGGTTATACGGCCTTTACCTGTACAGTTTCTTTGATGCCTTTGGAATTTGGTACAACAACAATTACCGCAGCGTAGAACTCAGGAGCATGAAAAAGGCTTTGCTCTGGTCCATTATCCCCGGTTTCGGGCAAATGTACAACCGTGAGTTCGGCAAGCAGGGCCTTTTGTACATGGCCTTTATCGGTTCTGCCACCAGTATTTGGACATCGCAGAACATGGTGGAATACTACCTGGATCGCAAGCACGTTGTAGAGCGCGAAAGCACCACGTCCGAAGAATATGAACGTGTAGACGAACGCGTTACCTATTACCGAAAGAACCGCAACCAATACATTTGGGCGATTGCTTTACTTTATCTGTATTCCATTGGCGATGCCGCTGTCGATGCTTTGCTCAGCGACTTCGACAACCCCATGCACTTGGCCGTACTGCCGCAGCTGGGCGGCGGTGTCCAGGCTTTGCTGTCCTTTGATTTTTAA
- a CDS encoding histidine phosphatase family protein yields the protein MILWTIRHTKPYNPNDVCYGRLDFDVSPTFEDESDGALKALIGAGAKPTRMFTSPLKRCLRLAEKAEKATGLTMEKREEIIEMNFGTWEGQKLTAVPREEMMAWARDLRGYRFEGGECFYDIDRRVQSLLDTLDDDGEFLWITHAGVIAALQHFACGLPDEQFVEGAFSYAMVTRFEFKRNADGHYRGTFTKIHDGIQMAPLKIG from the coding sequence ATGATTCTTTGGACCATTCGCCACACCAAGCCCTACAACCCGAACGACGTCTGCTACGGTAGGCTCGATTTTGACGTTTCCCCCACTTTTGAAGACGAAAGCGACGGAGCACTGAAGGCATTGATCGGAGCTGGCGCCAAGCCCACGCGCATGTTCACTAGCCCCCTCAAGCGCTGCCTGCGCCTTGCAGAAAAGGCCGAGAAGGCAACCGGGCTCACCATGGAAAAGCGCGAAGAAATCATCGAGATGAACTTCGGTACATGGGAAGGTCAGAAACTGACAGCAGTGCCGCGCGAAGAAATGATGGCCTGGGCTCGCGACCTGCGTGGTTATCGTTTTGAAGGCGGGGAATGCTTTTACGACATCGACCGCCGCGTGCAGTCTTTACTGGACACGCTCGATGACGACGGCGAGTTCCTGTGGATTACACACGCTGGCGTGATAGCCGCCCTGCAGCATTTCGCCTGCGGACTCCCCGACGAACAGTTCGTGGAAGGCGCATTCAGCTACGCCATGGTTACCCGATTTGAATTCAAGCGCAACGCCGACGGGCACTACCGCGGGACATTCACGAAGATTCACGACGGCATCCAGATGGCGCCGTTGAAGATTGGTTAA
- a CDS encoding cadherin repeat domain-containing protein has translation MVRVNNVKNFLNKLWLVLIVAGVASAADVAPLVFDGLTTYYNADGSIDDALKVQHQNYWNKLMTFKMWGTEGITMGHASTPDVNGAIGTAKNGMLFTDGEHNLGGPIYVGGSINFDTGNDAFLSGPVRVTENFTAGANGNRFYGTYCIEGTASKKQHNLDDDFTNAGEQIGRYAQGGAAKVGMCSYDSVPEVPTYLSIPDVPATTDLGYATVIDVIGSTKSVGSSEYIDVPPIKIVGKDTLKMYDLYINGDLVFNAGSKLYIRMESPRSLLRVFLNGTVNAASSSMIQVVYVGEGAQYIGGSWTNVTNPVYVENKEYAGNVLFHCKDDINWSSMNGDAYFQGSFLTMGTLKVGSNLVLAGQLLGNKLDIGYDFKGDDFRYVPFDPPVLSTAEGVKTYLVEGHKQDTVKISLDKKATTTIDFEYCFDFNGTVDGKDPNGNAARADIATADIPLFNGTECVNPGKAYFDIDSVNLRTPIILTALDDKIDEGTDSKPGKETFRIIIQNLNAATLKDGSHDGYITLEISDPDLPPLTFEKTVLNTIDENPNNGTPIDTLRGIHGTIGCPDCVYSLSDTSHYSDFVTIDPDGTVRVKDSTIFDFEKIQSIDIQVHVEDVENKMKADTTVIIPIGNVNENPILEDQEFEIDEHEAPGTVVGTLVWGENDSVGVFRQDEFTAVGGDTDLFAVSKTGVITTKKEFDYETEPHTYAIDVMLADKNDPTLFVIKTVTITINDVNENPKIVTDTIKVKENSDPGTVVDTLEAIDNDGDPLTWTLVNDPSKCFDVSAGGVVTTKECDRLDYEKNQTITIRVMVEDGRGGSDIENIVVQLINVPPPTIEIPVASNVDTTWHYPEIIYTNKDSINVCWEVNKKNLTCADTILDPGYNKICKEACDVDGFEGCAEDCFIAYFSDVSPKVTIDAGGEANLASNIYTIVEQPAAGDTNVYVKDSVRSINVYITDYDPIMGETRDTLKFEKVDLTKKVAVPQQTYDALSTVAKQTVSLDELNPNTTRTPINGTSVLNSYPTKIAGTEVTVSYVTDTKGNIVKQAVVNEKGKVDSIEVITVSYQTEINGQLVTISYQADATTGKALNVDGNGSFVATKNEDASAGIFKVSYEYLDRVSGETLELTYVVDKRGNLVKNPDGDRGYQVTFTYEDKYGNVAEQSVFVVLDQTLPVVEILSPMDNQVSHANYVNVEWTVNGEKQDTLTTQGLVKGPNVIVRFYKDKAGNVAADTVRVFMKEGKDLDISVERPVTIIDKDKVDEYYADNPPKKGQTFAVSVRNPSTEEEVETLIGGSFKTQEGSGEKPYANTKSSKHLGPTLILDVKLPTVNDGKSGSVSGLATLDDLLLANGKISSAGIGIDTSKLDATAKKDYKEYTVEEYVSEFCEDGTKIPSDLSQFNLYNSSLKLDIWIYTTIGNFVGKYSFTQELNDPSFANGAGVTQIYFELKPDKDGYVHAKNGKLLATGAYLYKVDANLRNQLRCTVPPLGGTSTKTKGDVTKTKEEMLKAFGYKRPANKK, from the coding sequence ATGGTTAGAGTAAACAACGTGAAAAACTTTTTAAACAAGTTATGGCTCGTTCTGATTGTAGCGGGGGTTGCTTCCGCTGCAGACGTCGCGCCGTTGGTTTTCGATGGTCTTACAACGTATTACAATGCGGATGGTTCAATAGACGACGCATTGAAGGTTCAACACCAAAATTATTGGAACAAGTTGATGACCTTCAAGATGTGGGGTACCGAAGGTATTACCATGGGGCATGCAAGTACGCCTGATGTCAACGGTGCTATAGGTACCGCTAAAAATGGCATGCTCTTTACAGATGGTGAACATAATCTAGGTGGCCCGATTTATGTGGGTGGTAGTATTAATTTTGATACAGGAAATGATGCTTTCCTAAGTGGTCCTGTTCGTGTTACCGAAAATTTTACGGCAGGCGCGAATGGAAATAGGTTTTATGGTACATATTGTATAGAAGGGACGGCGTCAAAGAAACAGCATAACTTGGACGACGATTTTACAAATGCGGGTGAACAGATTGGGCGTTATGCTCAAGGTGGTGCAGCCAAGGTTGGTATGTGCTCTTATGACAGCGTGCCCGAAGTCCCGACGTACCTTTCTATTCCAGATGTTCCTGCAACAACTGATTTAGGTTATGCTACGGTGATTGATGTTATTGGCTCAACAAAGTCCGTAGGATCAAGCGAATATATTGATGTTCCGCCTATAAAAATTGTTGGTAAAGACACTTTAAAAATGTATGATCTGTACATTAATGGAGATCTTGTTTTTAATGCTGGTTCAAAACTCTATATTCGTATGGAGTCTCCAAGAAGCCTGCTAAGAGTTTTCTTGAATGGTACGGTCAACGCTGCGTCAAGTTCGATGATTCAGGTTGTTTATGTTGGTGAAGGCGCCCAATATATAGGAGGCTCTTGGACAAATGTAACGAATCCGGTTTATGTAGAAAATAAAGAGTATGCAGGAAACGTTTTGTTCCATTGTAAAGATGATATTAACTGGTCGTCCATGAATGGGGATGCGTACTTCCAGGGATCTTTCTTGACGATGGGAACGCTTAAAGTGGGATCCAACTTGGTCTTGGCTGGTCAGCTCCTTGGCAATAAACTTGATATCGGTTATGATTTTAAAGGCGATGACTTCCGCTACGTGCCGTTTGATCCTCCTGTTTTGAGTACGGCAGAAGGTGTAAAGACTTATTTGGTCGAAGGCCATAAGCAGGATACAGTTAAGATTTCCTTGGACAAAAAGGCGACAACGACTATTGATTTTGAATACTGCTTTGATTTTAACGGCACTGTAGACGGTAAAGACCCCAATGGTAACGCCGCTCGCGCTGATATCGCCACTGCAGATATTCCTTTGTTCAATGGAACGGAATGTGTCAACCCGGGTAAGGCTTATTTCGATATTGATAGCGTGAACCTTAGAACGCCAATCATCTTGACGGCCCTCGATGACAAAATTGATGAAGGTACTGATAGTAAGCCGGGAAAAGAAACCTTTAGAATTATCATTCAGAACCTGAATGCTGCAACGCTGAAGGACGGTTCTCATGATGGTTATATCACTTTGGAAATCAGCGATCCGGACCTGCCGCCGCTGACATTCGAAAAGACTGTTTTGAATACAATCGACGAAAATCCGAATAACGGTACGCCGATCGATACTTTGCGTGGCATTCATGGTACGATTGGTTGCCCCGATTGCGTGTACAGCTTGAGCGATACCAGCCATTATAGCGACTTTGTTACGATTGACCCTGATGGTACGGTTCGTGTCAAGGATTCTACCATCTTTGATTTCGAAAAGATTCAGTCCATCGATATTCAAGTTCATGTAGAAGATGTTGAAAACAAGATGAAAGCCGACACCACGGTTATCATTCCGATTGGCAACGTCAACGAAAATCCGATTTTGGAAGACCAGGAATTTGAAATCGATGAACATGAAGCTCCGGGAACGGTTGTTGGTACGCTTGTATGGGGTGAAAACGACTCTGTGGGTGTATTCAGACAAGATGAATTCACCGCTGTGGGTGGCGATACAGATCTTTTCGCTGTTTCCAAGACCGGCGTGATTACCACCAAGAAGGAATTTGATTACGAAACCGAACCGCATACCTATGCGATCGATGTAATGCTCGCCGACAAGAACGATCCGACTCTCTTTGTAATCAAGACGGTGACGATCACGATTAACGATGTGAACGAAAATCCGAAGATTGTTACGGATACCATCAAGGTCAAGGAAAATTCTGATCCTGGCACGGTGGTGGATACCTTGGAAGCTATCGACAACGATGGCGATCCGCTCACCTGGACGCTTGTCAATGACCCGAGCAAGTGCTTCGATGTGTCTGCAGGCGGTGTGGTGACGACCAAGGAATGCGATAGGCTTGACTACGAAAAGAATCAGACGATTACGATCAGAGTCATGGTTGAAGATGGCCGCGGTGGTTCCGACATCGAGAATATTGTCGTGCAGTTGATCAATGTTCCGCCTCCGACTATTGAAATTCCGGTGGCAAGCAATGTCGATACGACTTGGCATTATCCGGAAATCATCTACACGAACAAGGATTCTATCAATGTTTGCTGGGAAGTGAACAAGAAGAACCTGACCTGTGCAGACACGATTCTTGATCCGGGCTACAACAAGATCTGTAAGGAAGCCTGCGATGTGGACGGCTTTGAAGGCTGCGCCGAGGATTGCTTTATTGCTTACTTTAGCGATGTCTCGCCGAAGGTGACGATTGATGCCGGTGGCGAAGCTAACCTCGCAAGTAACATCTATACCATTGTGGAACAGCCGGCAGCTGGTGACACGAATGTGTATGTGAAGGATTCCGTACGCAGTATCAATGTGTATATTACGGATTACGACCCGATCATGGGTGAAACCAGGGACACCTTGAAGTTTGAAAAGGTTGACCTCACCAAGAAGGTGGCGGTACCGCAGCAGACTTACGACGCCCTTTCGACTGTTGCAAAGCAGACGGTTTCGCTTGACGAACTGAACCCGAATACTACGAGAACCCCGATTAACGGCACCAGCGTTCTGAACTCTTACCCGACAAAGATTGCCGGTACCGAAGTCACGGTTAGCTACGTGACCGACACCAAGGGTAATATCGTAAAGCAGGCCGTTGTAAACGAAAAGGGTAAGGTCGATTCTATCGAAGTGATTACGGTGTCTTACCAGACCGAAATCAACGGCCAGTTGGTGACGATTTCTTACCAGGCCGACGCAACGACGGGCAAGGCTTTGAACGTCGATGGCAACGGTTCCTTTGTTGCCACCAAGAACGAAGACGCCTCTGCCGGAATCTTCAAGGTCTCTTACGAATATCTCGACAGAGTGTCGGGCGAGACTCTTGAGCTGACCTACGTTGTCGACAAGAGGGGCAACTTGGTCAAGAATCCGGATGGCGACCGTGGCTACCAGGTGACATTCACCTACGAAGACAAGTATGGCAACGTGGCCGAACAGTCCGTATTCGTGGTGCTCGACCAGACGCTTCCGGTTGTTGAAATCCTTTCGCCGATGGACAACCAGGTGTCTCATGCCAACTACGTGAATGTTGAATGGACCGTTAACGGTGAAAAGCAGGATACCTTGACTACGCAGGGACTTGTGAAGGGACCGAACGTTATCGTGCGCTTCTACAAGGACAAGGCGGGCAACGTCGCTGCCGACACGGTTCGCGTGTTCATGAAGGAAGGCAAGGACCTCGATATCTCTGTGGAACGTCCGGTGACGATTATCGACAAGGACAAGGTTGACGAATACTACGCCGACAATCCGCCCAAGAAGGGCCAGACCTTCGCGGTTAGCGTAAGGAACCCGTCGACCGAGGAAGAAGTGGAAACCTTGATTGGTGGCAGCTTCAAGACCCAGGAAGGCAGCGGCGAAAAGCCGTATGCAAATACCAAGAGCTCTAAGCACCTGGGCCCGACGCTCATTCTCGACGTGAAACTCCCGACGGTTAACGACGGCAAGAGCGGTAGCGTGAGCGGCCTTGCCACCTTGGACGACTTGCTGCTCGCTAACGGTAAGATTTCTTCTGCCGGTATCGGTATCGATACTTCTAAGCTCGATGCTACGGCAAAGAAGGATTACAAGGAATATACGGTCGAAGAATACGTGTCTGAATTCTGCGAAGATGGTACCAAGATCCCCAGCGACTTGAGCCAGTTTAACTTGTACAATTCCAGCTTGAAACTCGACATCTGGATTTACACGACTATCGGCAATTTCGTGGGCAAGTACAGCTTTACGCAGGAACTGAACGATCCGAGCTTCGCAAACGGTGCCGGCGTTACGCAGATTTACTTTGAACTGAAACCGGATAAGGATGGCTATGTACATGCCAAGAACGGCAAGCTTTTGGCTACTGGCGCCTACCTGTACAAGGTTGATGCGAACCTGCGCAATCAGCTGCGCTGCACAGTTCCGCCGCTCGGTGGTACTTCTACAAAGACCAAGGGTGACGTGACAAAGACCAAGGAAGAGATGCTGAAGGCATTTGGATATAAGCGCCCGGCAAACAAAAAATAA